The genomic window GCATTAGCAATGAAACGAAAATAAGCTAGTCATCATTATTCATCATTAATCATAAAATATACAAGGAGTAAATTAATGGAAAATAATAATTATGAAATTTCTATTAGTGGATTAACCAAAAAGTTTAAAAAACAAGTTGATATTAATAACATTACTATTAAAGTAAATAGTGGTGAAATTCGTGGTTTTATTGGACCTAATGGTAGTGGAAAAACAACAACAATTAAATGTTTAATCAGTTCAATTATTCCTAATAGTGGTGAAATACAAATTGATGGCAAAGATAAGATGCTGCACTGTAAGGCAGCTAAAGAAGTTTTGGGATATATTCCTGAAAATGCTCGTTTTCCAACGCACTTATCAACATATAAATGTTTAACTTGAATGAGTTTTTTACGAGGAAACGATTGAAAAAAAAGTAAAAAGGAAGCTAAAGCATCATTAGAACAATTAAATTTATAAAAGTTTCAACGAAAAAATACTAATAGTTTTTCTTCCGGAATGAAAAAAAGTTGTTATTAGCACAAGCTCTTATTTCTAATTATAAAATATTAATTTTAGATGAACCAGCAGCTAATTTAGATCAAACAGCAAGAACGGAATTACTTGATGAATTAATTAAAATTAAACTTCGTGATATGGGAAAAATTTTTTTGATTTGGTTGCATTTAGTTTTCTTAGGTATTTTAAAAAAAGAAAAAAACCCTGATAAACCCTGATAAACTTTGATAAAGTTGCTTATTATTTTTTAGAAGTAAAATTTGAAGACAGAGTGAATTTAAGTTAATTACTTAGAAACACAGTTAATTGGACAGCCCCGAAAATTTTTGATTTTAAAGATTTTGTTAGAATTGTTATTCAATCATTACAAGCAAATACCATTGTTGGTAATTTTGATAAGGTATTAACAGATGATGAATATGAAAACTATATTAATGAAAAACATATTAAAGAATAATAAAATATTTGAATTAAGCATATTTTCTATTTAATAAAAAATATGCTTTCTTTTATGCTAAAATTAACAATAATGGTGGTAAAGATATGAAAAAAAACTCACAGCACAATATAAGAAAAAACATAATTTTTTTTGTCTATCAACAACAATTATTAAATTATGACTTAGAAACAATTATTAAAAAAATTAAAGAAAACGAAGAAGATTTTAATTCGAAAATTGTTAATAATTTAGTCAATCTTTTTGAACAACGAAAGATTATAATTAAAATTATTAATAAATACTTAAAAGTAGGGTGACATTTTTCTAAATTATCTAATTTAGAGCAAGGGATTTTATTATGAGCAACTTATGAACTACTTATTTTAAAGGAAAATTCAGGAATTATTATTAATGAAGCAGTTCTTATTACTAAAAAGTATTTTTTCAATACTGAATATAAATATATTAATGGCATTTTGCAAAGTATTGCTAATAATGCTAATAATGAGAAAATTGACTAACAAGGATGACAACTATGGGAAATGAATTACTGAAGAAATCTATTAGATTAGCAAAAAAAACATTAACTAAAACCATAAAACAAACAAATAATCCAGAAGTTATCCAAGATGGTTTATATATTTTAAATGTTGTTACTAAACATAGTATTTTTATGCAAACATTAGGATTATTAATTGTTAATGAAAAATTAAGTCCGAAGTTATTTATTCGTCATTTAATTTCTTGCAAAGCTGTGGTTTGTAGTCAAATTTATCTTTTTGACTTAGAAATTAAAAAAATTAAAAATCTGAAAGTAATTAATGAATTTTTTCAAAACTTAGCAATTAGTTCTGCGATTAAATCACCAATTGAATTACAACTACAAGATATTTATAATAGTAAAATTAAAAATATTGATGAGTTAAAAGGTTTAGGGGTAGTAAGAAATGAAAAATTTTATCTTCTTGCCCATCTGATTGGTAATTCATTTGAATCAATAGCAATTTTTAATCACAAAAAAAATAACAAAACTTATTATAATTTTGGTTTTTATTTAGCATTATATTTTTTATTACATCGTGAAACCTTAGCCCGAAAAGCTAAAATTCCTTCATTATTAGACCAATTGCCAACACAAAACCTTTTAATTATAAAACTTAATATTATGGAAAAATATATTAATGCCATTGCCACAATATATCCTTTAGAACTTAATGAATTTATAATTCTCAATAATAAATCAATAAACAAAATGAAAAATTTATCATAAGAAAAAAGAGCAACAATGGAAAAAATCCGATTAGATGTATTATTAGTTCAAAAAGAATTATTTTATTCCCGAACTGAAGCTCAAAGTGCCATTATTAATCATCAAGTACTTGTAAATGATGAATTAATTATTAAGTCAGGAACTTTGGTTGCTCTTAACAGTATTATTAGAATAAAAAAACAAGATAATCAATTTGTTTCTCGTGGTGGATATAAATTAAATAAAGCTCTTCAAGAATTTAATATTAATTTAAAAAATCTTGTATGTTTAGATATCGGTTCTTCTACTGGTGGTTTTACTGATTGTATGTTACAAAATAAAGCAAAATTGGTTTATAGTTTAGATGTCGGTACTAATCAATTAGCTTGAAAACTACGAACTCACCCCAAAATAATTGTTATGGAAAACACTAATTTTCGTTATGCCAAGAAAGAAATGTTTAAAAATAATATTAGTTTTTGTGCTATTGATGTCGCCTTTATTTCATTAACAAAAATTATTCCGGTTTTAACAGAAATTTTAATGCCTCAAGGTCAATTAGTTTGTTTAATTAAACCACAATTCGAAAGTAGCAGAACGCAAATTGAAAAGGGGGGCGTTGTTAAAGATCCCATAGTACATTATCAAGTATTAAACAATTTAATTGCTTTTTTTAAAGAATATGGTTTTTCTTTACAAGGTTTAATTTATAGTCCAATCGTTGGCCACAAGAAAGGAAATATTGAATATTTAGCTTATTTATCTTTCAATAAGCTTTTAAAAAGCAAACAAATTAATGTTATAAAATTAGTAGATAATGCTTTTAATGACCTTAAAAATACCACCAAATAGATTCTATATTAACTAAAAAGGATAAGTTAAAAGATGAAAGTAATATTTTATATTGATATGAATGCTTTTTTTGCTAGTTGTCATAAAGTTGTTGATCCAAGTATTGCTTACAAACCTATTGTTGTTAAGTACTCAATCCAGAAGAGCAATTGTCGCTTCAGCTAACTAACTATGAAGCCGGCGGAGAAAATATAATATTAAAAAACCGCCCCGCCAGCCTTTATATCAAGCAAAAGCGTTATGTCCGATGTCCGACATTAATTTGTATTAACAACAACCGTAAACTTTATATTGATATTGAGTATTCACATAAAATTTTCAATTTATTAGTAAATAATTTTACCAATAAAGTAGAAATAACTTCTATTGATGAATACTGTTTAGACGCAACTAATATTTATCTTCAATATAATAAATACATTTGAATGCGCTAAAGCAATCCAAAACAATATTTTAAATTCATTAAATTTACCTTGTAGTATTGAAATTTCTTATAACAAATTTTTAGCTAAAATGGCATCAAAAGTTAATAAACCATTAGAAATATTTATTTTTAAACCTCATAATATCAAAACTGAACTATGACCATTAGATATTAAAGAAATATCTGGTATCGGCAAAAAACAACTGAAAAATTAAAAAATATTAATATTAATACTATTGGTGACTTCGCAACTAGCAATAATAACTAAGATTTACAAGAAATAATAGGAAGGGGGTTATTTTGTTCTTCAACAAATATATATATAGTTCGGGGCTGTCCAAAATTCCGTGTCTCGATAATTCATTCTAAATTATACTTAAACGAAGGAGAACAGAAAATGACAAAAAAAATAAAAAAAGAACCTGATGCAATTGCTAAAGTTGTTGATTATTTTTTAGAAAATATTGATAATCCACAAGATTTATTTAAAAGTAATAATATTTTTCAGGAATTTATCAAAAAATTAACTGAAAGAATGTTAAATGCAGAAATTAAAGATCATCTTGAAACAGATGATAACTATAACAAAAGAAATGGCAAAACACAAAAAACCATTATTACTAAAAATGGTTCAATCGTAATTGATGTACCAAGAGATCGAAATAGTACTTTTGAACCAGTAATTATTCCAAAAAGACAAAGAAAATTTGATAACTTTGATCAAAAAGTAATTTCTTTATATGCAAGAGGAATGACAATTTCTGATATCAAAGCACAATTGCAATAATTCTATCACGGAGCAGAAGTTTCAGAAAGTTTAATTAGTCAAATAACTGATGATATTATTGAAGAAGTTAAAATGTGACAAGCTAAACCTTTAGAGAAGGTTTATCCGATTGTTTATTTTGATTGTATTGTTGTTAAAGTAAAGCAAGATAAACGAATAATAAATAAAGCAGTTTATCTTGCCTTAGGAATTAATATAAATGGCTTAAAAGATATTTTAGGA from Spiroplasma endosymbiont of Agriotes lineatus includes these protein-coding regions:
- a CDS encoding ATP-binding cassette domain-containing protein, translating into MENNNYEISISGLTKKFKKQVDINNITIKVNSGEIRGFIGPNGSGKTTTIKCLISSIIPNSGEIQIDGKDKMLHCKAAKEVLGYIPENARFPTHLSTYKCLTWMSFLRGNDWKKSKKEAKASLEQLNL
- a CDS encoding transcription antitermination factor NusB: MKKNSQHNIRKNIIFFVYQQQLLNYDLETIIKKIKENEEDFNSKIVNNLVNLFEQRKIIIKIINKYLKVGWHFSKLSNLEQGILLWATYELLILKENSGIIINEAVLITKKYFFNTEYKYINGILQSIANNANNEKID
- a CDS encoding TlyA family RNA methyltransferase, which translates into the protein MEKIRLDVLLVQKELFYSRTEAQSAIINHQVLVNDELIIKSGTLVALNSIIRIKKQDNQFVSRGGYKLNKALQEFNINLKNLVCLDIGSSTGGFTDCMLQNKAKLVYSLDVGTNQLAWKLRTHPKIIVMENTNFRYAKKEMFKNNISFCAIDVAFISLTKIIPVLTEILMPQGQLVCLIKPQFESSRTQIEKGGVVKDPIVHYQVLNNLIAFFKEYGFSLQGLIYSPIVGHKKGNIEYLAYLSFNKLLKSKQINVIKLVDNAFNDLKNTTK